A region from the Thermoplasmatales archaeon genome encodes:
- a CDS encoding Sulfite exporter TauE/SafE, whose product MQCSERKGFSIIEVSTLQLLLSVISGFIVGFSLGLIGGGGSILAIPLLVYFVGFDHPHLAIGTTALAVGINAYLNLIPHARKGHVNLRVGILFSIPGVIGVLIGAELGLLTPGTKLLFIFAILMIVIAAYMLKRKCIDTAVEPQKKELNLKKLTGIGALVGFASGYFGIGGGFLIVPGLIFSAGFNIIQAVGTSLFAVGTFGVVTAARYALSGDLDLVISVLFIIGGVLGGWVGANFSSKMPKRTLTRVFAVIIIIVAIYMLYMNANAFL is encoded by the coding sequence ATGCAATGCAGTGAGAGGAAGGGATTTAGTATTATAGAGGTAAGTACACTGCAGCTCCTCCTGTCTGTGATATCAGGATTCATCGTAGGCTTTTCTCTGGGGCTAATAGGCGGCGGAGGTTCGATCCTCGCAATACCATTGCTCGTTTACTTTGTGGGTTTCGACCATCCCCACCTGGCAATAGGCACTACGGCACTTGCTGTGGGGATTAATGCGTACCTAAACCTGATTCCACATGCGAGGAAAGGGCACGTGAACCTCAGAGTGGGTATCCTGTTCAGCATTCCCGGTGTAATAGGTGTGCTCATAGGGGCAGAACTTGGCCTGCTAACTCCCGGAACCAAGCTCCTGTTCATATTCGCAATTCTTATGATAGTCATCGCCGCTTATATGCTCAAGAGGAAATGCATCGACACCGCAGTTGAGCCACAGAAGAAGGAACTCAACCTGAAGAAGCTGACAGGAATTGGAGCACTTGTGGGTTTTGCATCCGGATACTTCGGCATAGGCGGGGGTTTCCTCATAGTGCCGGGCCTTATTTTCTCTGCTGGTTTTAATATAATCCAGGCGGTAGGTACCTCCCTATTTGCAGTGGGGACATTTGGCGTTGTAACTGCAGCAAGGTACGCCCTCAGCGGAGACCTGGACCTTGTCATATCGGTATTGTTCATAATCGGAGGCGTGTTAGGTGGATGGGTTGGCGCAAACTTTTCTTCAAAAATGCCTAAACGGACCCTCACCAGGGTGTTTGCCGTCATAATAATAATCGTTGCAATATACATGCTATACATGAATGCGAATGCTTTCCTGTGA
- a CDS encoding multidrug resistance protein gives MESQQKRSRGFIVGYNLIYLGVNYLWISFETLILPIQIGSVVPESEMGLFLGIVASLGSFSGIVGNISSGVLSDRFRIGRGKRSPYIFIGIVLVAAMLIGESFFSPSLYEILAGYIVLQSFSNMAIGSTQPILAEIESHEQRGTSAGLNGLFTLIGAAMGFGVTSYFLNSPYRNGDMYALAAGIIITGLATIYTIRKVDSLPAPEKMDKLPLRMIRRPPRDMRKFSGLATGSFFVFMGITGLTFFELYFFKQVLDIPNPATYVAIAGILVLAVSAVASITLGHFSGRIGRWNILVADAIIAAVPTVLIPYFRTFYIFLILGSFIGAAYGTFYSVSYALASDLVPKGETGKYMALFNLSLTGASTISPLIYGLILYLLRASVHLGYVGLFSAAGSFYVAGAAILFVASRR, from the coding sequence ATGGAATCGCAGCAGAAGCGTTCTCGCGGCTTCATAGTCGGCTACAACCTCATCTACCTTGGCGTGAACTACCTGTGGATATCTTTTGAAACGCTAATACTTCCGATCCAGATTGGCAGCGTTGTCCCTGAATCAGAAATGGGATTGTTCCTCGGTATTGTTGCCTCTCTGGGAAGCTTCTCGGGAATAGTTGGGAACATTTCCTCAGGTGTTCTAAGCGATCGGTTCAGGATAGGGAGGGGAAAGAGGTCGCCATACATATTCATAGGAATAGTTTTAGTGGCTGCAATGCTGATTGGCGAGAGTTTTTTCAGCCCCTCGTTATATGAAATCCTGGCCGGCTACATTGTCCTCCAGTCATTCTCAAACATGGCCATAGGGTCGACCCAGCCCATACTTGCCGAGATTGAGAGCCATGAACAGAGGGGTACATCTGCCGGGCTGAACGGTCTTTTCACCCTCATAGGAGCAGCCATGGGATTCGGCGTCACATCCTATTTCCTCAACTCGCCATACAGGAACGGAGATATGTATGCGCTGGCCGCGGGCATAATCATTACGGGACTTGCCACCATTTACACAATCCGGAAGGTCGATTCTCTTCCTGCCCCGGAAAAAATGGATAAATTACCACTGCGCATGATCAGGAGACCACCCCGGGACATGAGGAAATTCAGCGGACTTGCCACCGGGAGCTTCTTCGTTTTCATGGGAATAACGGGGTTGACTTTCTTTGAGCTATATTTCTTCAAGCAGGTTCTTGATATCCCGAACCCGGCGACGTATGTGGCAATTGCCGGCATATTAGTGCTTGCCGTATCTGCAGTGGCCTCAATTACCCTCGGGCATTTTTCAGGGAGGATCGGCAGGTGGAACATCCTTGTTGCCGATGCCATTATTGCAGCAGTCCCCACTGTGCTGATTCCATATTTCAGGACCTTCTATATTTTCCTGATCCTCGGATCATTCATTGGCGCCGCGTATGGAACATTCTACAGTGTCTCCTATGCTCTTGCCAGCGACCTTGTCCCAAAAGGTGAAACGGGAAAATACATGGCCCTCTTTAATCTCTCCCTTACAGGTGCGTCAACAATATCCCCGCTCATCTACGGACTGATACTTTACCTGTTGAGGGCTTCGGTGCACCTCGGCTATGTTGGCCTCTTCTCCGCAGCCGGTTCATTCTACGTAGCGGGAGCAGCCATCCTGTTCGTTGCCTCCAGGAGGTGA
- a CDS encoding cytoplasmic glycerophosphodiester phosphodiesterase, with protein MAGKDAFIIVGHRGLQEKHEENSLEGFKAAKAAGLDAVELDVQFTKDGQIIVFHDYDLKRLCGVDGAPWDYTLAEIKRFRIGRARETIPTITEVMDALGNFPIYIELKTVDDNGGLVNYGLEDPLSLLIKGRAASRYRFLSFNPLSIRKLKELNSGFIAGLNVSGETMKYYGEIDTDLLKRFSVDFVQPDASLYLEGGVSGIENKGIPIIPWTVNTEDEARACMERGASGIITDVPMKMREKLQL; from the coding sequence ATGGCAGGAAAGGATGCATTCATAATAGTGGGTCACCGGGGGCTTCAGGAGAAGCACGAGGAAAATTCCCTTGAAGGTTTCAAGGCGGCTAAAGCAGCTGGACTGGACGCGGTTGAACTTGATGTTCAATTTACAAAGGACGGGCAGATAATAGTTTTTCACGACTATGACCTGAAGAGGCTGTGCGGAGTTGATGGAGCCCCATGGGATTACACACTGGCGGAAATTAAGCGATTCCGTATAGGCAGGGCAAGGGAAACCATACCGACAATCACTGAAGTCATGGATGCCCTTGGAAATTTTCCCATATATATTGAACTGAAGACTGTTGACGATAACGGCGGCCTGGTCAATTATGGCCTGGAGGATCCGCTTTCTCTCCTGATAAAGGGAAGGGCGGCATCCCGTTACAGGTTCCTGTCATTCAACCCACTGTCAATAAGGAAGCTGAAGGAGCTAAATTCCGGATTCATAGCCGGCCTGAACGTTTCCGGGGAAACCATGAAATACTACGGTGAAATTGATACAGACCTTCTGAAGCGCTTTTCGGTGGATTTTGTGCAGCCGGACGCATCACTGTACCTGGAGGGTGGAGTATCGGGAATTGAGAACAAGGGTATTCCCATCATTCCATGGACAGTGAACACCGAGGATGAAGCGAGGGCATGCATGGAGAGGGGCGCATCAGGAATAATAACCGACGTACCGATGAAAATGAGGGAGAAACTCCAGCTTTAG